One genomic region from Curtobacterium sp. 9128 encodes:
- a CDS encoding aldose 1-epimerase family protein — protein sequence MTAAPTGGQYHLRHAGPDGVVEAVVTEVAAGIRELRVAGFDLTEPFPASEAPAGANGIVLVPWPNRVAGGKWELDGTAQQLDVSEPKYGNASHGLLRFSPYRVVSQTETSVLQEATIHPQHGWPFTLETRVHHELVDDGIRITHEITNRSGVRAPFAVGAHPYLRAGDTPAEDLVITLDAATAFTVDDKRIPNGTEPVAGTGVDLRVGRRAGDSDLDTAYTDVTPDADGVRRTTMHGPEGDGVQLWQDESFPYVQVFTSREFPRGDGKGLAVAVEPMTAPADALNSGEGLRWLEPDETWTGSWGIRRVWS from the coding sequence ATGACCGCAGCACCCACCGGGGGCCAGTACCACCTCCGTCACGCCGGCCCGGACGGGGTCGTCGAGGCGGTCGTCACCGAGGTCGCAGCCGGTATCCGCGAACTCCGGGTCGCCGGGTTCGACCTGACCGAGCCCTTCCCGGCGTCGGAGGCGCCGGCCGGTGCGAACGGCATCGTGCTCGTCCCGTGGCCGAACCGCGTCGCCGGCGGGAAGTGGGAGCTGGACGGCACGGCCCAGCAGCTCGACGTCTCCGAGCCGAAGTACGGCAACGCCTCGCACGGGCTGCTCCGGTTCTCGCCGTACCGCGTGGTGTCGCAGACGGAGACCAGCGTCCTGCAGGAGGCGACGATCCACCCGCAGCACGGCTGGCCGTTCACCCTCGAGACGCGGGTGCACCACGAGCTGGTGGACGACGGGATCCGCATCACGCACGAGATCACGAACCGCTCCGGCGTGCGTGCCCCGTTCGCGGTCGGGGCGCACCCGTACCTGCGCGCCGGCGACACCCCGGCAGAGGACCTCGTCATCACGCTCGACGCCGCGACGGCGTTCACCGTCGACGACAAGCGCATCCCGAACGGCACCGAGCCCGTGGCGGGCACCGGTGTCGATCTCCGCGTCGGTCGTCGTGCGGGTGACTCGGACCTCGACACCGCGTACACCGACGTGACGCCAGACGCCGACGGGGTCCGGCGCACGACCATGCACGGGCCAGAGGGTGACGGCGTCCAGCTCTGGCAGGACGAGTCGTTCCCCTACGTGCAGGTGTTCACGTCGCGGGAGTTCCCGCGTGGTGACGGCAAGGGCCTGGCCGTCGCGGTCGAGCCGATGACCGCGCCCGCCGATGCCCTGAACTCCGGCGAGGGGCTCCGATGGCTCGAACCCGACGAGACCTGGACCGGTTCCTGGGGCATCCGCCGCGTCTGGTCCTGA